A single region of the Kocuria rosea genome encodes:
- the gatC gene encoding Asp-tRNA(Asn)/Glu-tRNA(Gln) amidotransferase subunit GatC, with protein sequence MSAITREQVAHLAKLAHIEMTEEELRSMAKELDLVVDSVASVSEAAGPDVPATSHPIPLQNVFREDVVGETLTAEESLLNAPDAAEGKFKVPAILDEE encoded by the coding sequence ATGTCTGCGATCACCCGCGAGCAGGTCGCCCACCTGGCGAAGCTCGCGCACATCGAGATGACCGAGGAGGAGCTGCGGTCCATGGCGAAGGAGCTCGACCTCGTCGTCGACTCCGTCGCGTCCGTCAGCGAGGCCGCCGGCCCGGACGTCCCGGCCACGAGCCACCCCATCCCGCTGCAGAACGTCTTCCGCGAGGACGTCGTGGGCGAGACCCTCACCGCCGAGGAGTCGCTGCTCAACGCACCGGACGCCGCCGAGGGCAAGTTCAAGGTGCCCGCGATCCTGGACGAGGAGTAG
- a CDS encoding transglycosylase family protein, whose product MTNAFAVRRNVRRGAAALILGGTAVGAMALPANAAPASTWDALAECESGGNWGTSTGNGFSGGLQFTPSTWAAFGGQGAPQDASREQQIAVAENVLDGQGWGAWPACSAKLGLSGSAAPSANPMGSASVTPQSVEAPAPIEAPAPAPVAAPVAAPEPGPVAAPVEAPAAVQAPVVEYVAPAAAVAPASVSAETYTVVAGDTLGSIADKLGIENWEDLYAANEGTIADPNLIFPGQVLNIPA is encoded by the coding sequence ATGACCAACGCTTTCGCTGTTCGTCGCAACGTCCGTCGCGGTGCCGCCGCTCTGATCCTCGGCGGGACCGCCGTGGGCGCCATGGCCCTCCCGGCCAACGCCGCTCCGGCCTCCACCTGGGACGCCCTCGCCGAGTGCGAGTCCGGTGGCAACTGGGGCACCTCCACCGGCAACGGCTTCTCCGGCGGCCTGCAGTTCACCCCCTCCACCTGGGCCGCCTTCGGTGGCCAGGGCGCCCCGCAGGACGCCTCCCGTGAGCAGCAGATCGCCGTGGCCGAGAACGTTCTCGACGGCCAGGGCTGGGGCGCGTGGCCCGCCTGCTCCGCGAAGCTGGGCCTGTCCGGCTCCGCCGCTCCCTCCGCCAACCCGATGGGCTCCGCATCCGTGACCCCGCAGTCCGTCGAGGCCCCGGCCCCGATCGAGGCTCCGGCCCCCGCCCCGGTCGCCGCCCCGGTCGCCGCCCCCGAGCCCGGCCCCGTGGCCGCTCCCGTCGAGGCCCCGGCCGCCGTCCAGGCCCCGGTCGTCGAGTACGTGGCTCCCGCCGCCGCCGTGGCCCCGGCCTCGGTCTCCGCCGAGACCTACACCGTGGTCGCCGGCGACACCCTCGGTTCCATCGCCGACAAGCTCGGCATCGAGAACTGGGAGGACCTGTACGCCGCGAACGAGGGCACCATCGCCGACCCGAACCTGATCTTCCCCGGCCAGGTGCTGAACATCCCCGCCTGA
- the ligA gene encoding NAD-dependent DNA ligase LigA has protein sequence MSPQQRTDARPVDATGQDLNPAPPSEDLKEQYAELVDRVRAARTAYYVEDAPTISDAEYDELYRRLEEVEALHPELVANDSPTQEVGGEVSAAFTPVTHLARMYSLEDVFSIDELTAWLAKASASIEALPDAPESAWLTELKIDGLAVNLLYRNGELVRAATRGDGTTGEDVTHNVRTIATIPTVLTGEDVPEEVEIRGEVFISSRDFRALNDAIVAEGRAPFANPRNAAAGSLRQKDPAVTARRRLSMYVHGVGAATGLHADTQSQVYELLERWGLPVSPYYRVLPSTEDVLAFIEEYGRRRHDLIHEIDGIVVKVDDRRTQFRLGHTSRVPRWSVAYKYPPEEVHTRLKDILVNVGRTGRVTPFGLMEPVRVAGSTVEMATLHNQDVVKAKGVLIGDTVVLRKAGDVIPEIVGPVVALRDGTEREFVMPTHCPSCGTELRPAKEGDVDIRCPNARSCPSQLRERVFHAAGRGAFDIEALGYEAALALTRPDEPETPPLTSEAHLFDLTPEDLREVRIRREKKSRGTPTGETELVPYFWTKGTAKKPSEPTATTRKLFEELEKAKAQPLWRVLVALSVRHVGPTAARSLATAFGSLPAIRDADEETLAQADGVGPVIAAALTEWFAEPWRRQIVERWAAAGVRMEDEVDESVPRTLEGTTVVITGTLERFSRDSAKEAVLVRGGKASGSVSKKTHFLVAGENAGTKLDKAEQLGVTVLDEAGFERLLAEGPDALAGAAGSTSEDAPAGTENGTENGTDDEDGA, from the coding sequence CGGCACGGACCGCCTACTACGTCGAGGACGCGCCCACCATCTCGGACGCGGAGTACGACGAGCTCTACCGGCGGCTCGAGGAGGTCGAGGCGCTGCACCCCGAGCTGGTGGCCAACGACTCGCCCACCCAGGAGGTCGGCGGCGAGGTCTCCGCGGCGTTCACGCCCGTGACGCACCTCGCGCGGATGTACTCCCTCGAGGACGTCTTCTCGATCGACGAGCTCACGGCCTGGCTGGCGAAGGCCTCCGCCTCCATCGAGGCGCTGCCGGACGCCCCGGAGTCCGCGTGGCTCACCGAGCTGAAGATCGACGGGCTGGCCGTGAACCTGCTCTACCGGAACGGCGAGCTCGTGCGGGCCGCGACCCGGGGGGACGGCACCACGGGCGAGGACGTCACGCACAACGTGCGCACCATCGCCACCATCCCCACCGTGCTCACGGGGGAGGACGTGCCCGAGGAGGTCGAGATCCGCGGCGAGGTGTTCATCTCCTCCCGCGACTTCCGCGCCCTCAACGACGCCATCGTGGCCGAGGGCCGGGCGCCCTTCGCCAACCCCCGCAACGCCGCGGCGGGCTCGCTGCGGCAGAAGGACCCGGCGGTCACGGCCCGGCGCCGGCTGTCCATGTACGTGCACGGGGTGGGCGCCGCCACGGGCCTGCACGCCGACACCCAGTCCCAGGTCTACGAGCTGCTCGAGCGGTGGGGCCTGCCCGTCAGCCCGTACTACCGCGTGCTGCCCTCCACGGAGGACGTCCTCGCGTTCATCGAGGAGTACGGCCGCCGCCGCCACGACCTCATCCACGAGATCGACGGCATCGTGGTCAAGGTCGACGACCGCCGCACCCAGTTCCGGCTCGGGCACACCTCCCGGGTGCCCCGCTGGTCCGTGGCCTACAAGTACCCGCCCGAGGAGGTGCACACCCGGCTCAAGGACATCCTGGTCAACGTGGGCCGCACCGGGCGGGTCACCCCGTTCGGGCTCATGGAGCCGGTGCGGGTCGCCGGGTCCACCGTGGAGATGGCCACCCTGCACAACCAGGACGTGGTGAAGGCCAAGGGCGTGCTCATCGGGGACACCGTGGTGCTGCGCAAGGCGGGCGACGTGATCCCCGAGATCGTGGGGCCCGTGGTGGCGCTGCGGGACGGCACGGAGCGCGAGTTCGTGATGCCCACCCACTGCCCGTCCTGCGGCACGGAGCTGCGCCCGGCCAAGGAGGGCGACGTCGACATCCGCTGCCCCAACGCCCGCAGCTGCCCGTCCCAGCTGCGGGAGCGGGTCTTCCACGCCGCCGGCCGCGGCGCGTTCGACATCGAGGCCCTCGGCTACGAGGCCGCCCTCGCCCTGACCCGGCCCGACGAGCCGGAGACCCCGCCGCTGACCAGCGAGGCGCACCTGTTCGACCTCACCCCCGAGGACCTGCGCGAGGTGCGGATCCGGCGGGAGAAGAAGTCGCGCGGCACGCCCACGGGCGAGACCGAGCTCGTGCCCTACTTCTGGACGAAGGGCACGGCCAAGAAGCCCTCCGAGCCCACCGCCACCACCCGCAAGCTGTTCGAGGAGCTCGAGAAGGCCAAGGCGCAGCCGCTGTGGCGCGTGCTCGTGGCCCTGTCCGTCCGGCACGTCGGCCCGACCGCGGCCCGCTCCCTGGCCACGGCCTTCGGCTCGTTGCCGGCCATCCGCGACGCCGACGAGGAGACCCTGGCCCAGGCCGACGGAGTGGGGCCCGTGATCGCCGCGGCCCTCACCGAGTGGTTCGCCGAGCCGTGGCGCCGGCAGATCGTGGAGCGCTGGGCGGCCGCGGGCGTGCGCATGGAGGACGAGGTGGACGAGTCCGTGCCGCGGACCCTCGAGGGCACCACCGTGGTGATCACCGGCACCCTCGAGCGCTTCAGCCGCGACTCCGCGAAGGAGGCGGTGCTGGTGCGCGGCGGCAAGGCCTCCGGCTCCGTGTCGAAGAAGACGCACTTCCTGGTGGCGGGCGAGAACGCCGGCACCAAGCTGGACAAGGCCGAGCAGCTGGGGGTGACCGTGCTCGACGAGGCCGGGTTCGAGCGGCTCCTCGCCGAGGGGCCGGACGCGCTCGCCGGCGCGGCCGGGAGCACCTCCGAGGACGCCCCGGCCGGCACGGAGAACGGCACGGAGAACGGTACGGACGACGAGGACGGGGCCTGA
- a CDS encoding inositol monophosphatase family protein — MGRHDDALEGLGPTGAHLEELLELALAAAESGAEVLRGRDAGRLGVTGKSGEGDWVTRFDVAAEQAVLRTILDRRPHDTVTGEESGTHRPEHPSGIRWSVDPLDGTTNFIRGIVYYCTSVAAADAQGNWLVGAVNAPALRRTYFAVRGAGAWVEEDGASRRLEGPVPDRAGRLYGTGFSFDADRRERQFPAFAATMRQYTDMRRLGSAALDLCMVADGALDGYGEQGLHEHDWAAGALIAEEAGALVTRPELPSPAAGEVPAADRLAAWITARERGIPG, encoded by the coding sequence ATGGGACGCCACGACGACGCGCTGGAGGGCCTCGGCCCGACCGGCGCCCACCTGGAGGAGCTGCTGGAGCTGGCCCTGGCGGCCGCCGAGTCCGGGGCGGAGGTCCTGCGGGGCCGCGACGCCGGCCGGCTGGGCGTCACCGGCAAGTCGGGGGAGGGGGACTGGGTCACCCGCTTCGACGTCGCCGCCGAGCAGGCCGTGCTGCGCACCATCCTGGACCGCCGCCCGCACGACACCGTCACCGGCGAGGAGTCGGGCACGCACCGCCCGGAGCACCCCTCCGGGATCCGCTGGTCGGTGGACCCGCTCGACGGCACCACCAACTTCATCCGCGGCATCGTCTACTACTGCACGTCCGTGGCCGCCGCCGACGCCCAGGGCAACTGGCTCGTGGGCGCCGTCAACGCCCCCGCCCTGCGCCGCACCTACTTCGCCGTGCGCGGGGCCGGCGCGTGGGTGGAGGAGGACGGCGCGTCCCGCCGGCTCGAGGGTCCCGTGCCGGACAGGGCGGGCCGGCTCTACGGCACCGGCTTCTCCTTCGACGCCGACCGGCGCGAGCGCCAGTTCCCCGCCTTCGCCGCCACCATGCGGCAGTACACGGACATGCGGCGCCTGGGCTCGGCGGCCCTGGACCTGTGCATGGTCGCGGACGGCGCGCTCGACGGGTACGGCGAGCAGGGTCTGCACGAGCACGACTGGGCCGCCGGCGCGCTCATCGCCGAGGAGGCCGGCGCCCTCGTGACCCGGCCGGAGCTGCCCTCCCCGGCGGCGGGCGAAGTGCCGGCCGCCGACCGCCTCGCGGCCTGGATCACCGCACGCGAGCGCGGCATTCCGGGCTGA